One window of Nocardia sp. NBC_00508 genomic DNA carries:
- a CDS encoding serine/threonine-protein kinase, producing MRDVTISRRFGVGAIDTGQLIAEHYRLVERIGSGGTGVVWRAVDERLQRSVAVKQIHIQPSLPEAERDVVRQRAIREARNAARFQHPNAIVVFDITEHEGDPCLVMEYLKSKSLAAVIGAQGTLPLTQVARIGEQVASALIAAHQAGIVHRDVKPGNILLDDHGTVKITDFGISRATGDVTLTETGLICGTAAYLAPEMARGADPTPASDVFALGATLFHALEGEPPYGGGSNPLAVLYAAANGQLSEPRNAGPATDFLLDLLSPEPAERPSMRVARQQLAAFADAGPAPVAAGFVPASEAFARPRAGESDAATRALRPSAMSSAPYTPAERHQRPRPAPARSADRFDTAAHPPTMAQPRPVPERRSGGKRRAVLIGALVGTLAAVSALLISAFSQSDGDSPGPQANPPSATATTKPGSTSTVAAELGRTPSSGERVDIGAAGGLIEQFYSDPSASWTLLTPAAQQIYGNEQGFRQYWGSRTIETFATIEAAKRSNNEDGSVDMRLASLTIEGQTKGLTLRVISSGGRLLIDSDTR from the coding sequence ATGCGGGATGTCACGATTTCGAGAAGGTTCGGAGTAGGCGCCATCGATACCGGTCAGTTGATCGCGGAGCATTACCGCCTGGTCGAGCGGATTGGTAGCGGCGGCACGGGCGTGGTCTGGCGTGCCGTCGATGAACGCCTCCAGCGCTCCGTAGCCGTCAAGCAGATCCACATCCAGCCGAGCCTGCCCGAGGCCGAACGGGACGTGGTGCGCCAGCGCGCCATCCGGGAGGCCCGCAATGCCGCCCGCTTCCAGCACCCGAACGCGATCGTCGTGTTCGACATCACCGAGCACGAGGGTGACCCCTGCCTGGTGATGGAGTACCTGAAGTCCAAGAGCCTCGCCGCGGTGATCGGCGCGCAGGGCACGCTGCCGCTGACCCAGGTGGCGCGGATCGGCGAGCAGGTCGCCTCGGCGCTGATCGCCGCGCATCAGGCGGGCATCGTGCATCGCGACGTGAAGCCGGGCAACATCCTGCTCGACGACCACGGCACGGTGAAGATCACCGACTTCGGGATCTCCCGCGCGACCGGCGACGTCACGCTCACCGAGACCGGACTGATCTGCGGCACCGCCGCCTATCTCGCACCCGAGATGGCCCGCGGCGCCGATCCGACGCCCGCGTCCGACGTGTTCGCGCTGGGCGCCACGCTGTTCCACGCGCTGGAGGGCGAACCGCCCTACGGCGGGGGCTCCAACCCGCTCGCGGTGCTCTACGCCGCGGCCAACGGTCAGCTGAGCGAGCCGCGCAACGCGGGTCCGGCAACGGATTTCCTGCTCGACCTGCTCAGCCCCGAACCGGCCGAACGCCCCAGCATGCGGGTGGCGCGACAGCAGCTCGCCGCGTTCGCCGACGCCGGTCCCGCGCCGGTGGCAGCCGGATTCGTCCCGGCCAGTGAGGCTTTCGCCCGGCCGAGAGCAGGCGAGTCGGACGCGGCCACCCGCGCGCTGCGACCGTCGGCGATGTCCTCGGCGCCCTATACGCCGGCCGAGCGGCATCAGCGTCCGCGTCCGGCGCCGGCGCGCTCGGCCGACCGGTTCGACACCGCGGCACATCCGCCGACCATGGCGCAGCCGCGGCCGGTGCCCGAGCGGCGCTCGGGCGGCAAACGACGCGCGGTGCTGATCGGCGCGCTGGTGGGCACGCTCGCCGCCGTCTCGGCGCTGCTGATCAGCGCGTTCAGCCAGTCCGATGGCGACTCGCCGGGTCCGCAGGCGAACCCGCCGTCGGCGACCGCGACGACGAAACCCGGTTCGACCTCGACTGTCGCGGCCGAGCTCGGTCGAACCCCCAGCTCCGGGGAGCGGGTCGACATCGGGGCGGCAGGTGGCCTGATCGAGCAGTTCTACAGCGACCCGAGTGCCTCGTGGACCCTGCTGACGCCCGCCGCGCAGCAGATCTACGGCAACGAACAGGGCTTCCGTCAGTACTGGGGGTCGCGGACGATCGAGACCTTCGCCACCATCGAGGCGGCCAAACGGTCGAACAACGAGGACGGGTCGGTCGACATGCGACTGGCCAGCCTCACGATCGAGGGCCAGACCAAGGGCCTGACCTTACGGGTGATCAGCTCTGGCGGGCGTCTGCTCATCGATAGCGACACCCGTTAG
- a CDS encoding histidinol-phosphate transaminase, which produces MTGAVRAPGADVTLDDLPLRSNLRGKKPYGAPQLTVPVQLNTNENPHPPSRALIDDVAESIRAAAADLHRYPDRDAVALRTDLARYLTTQTGVAVETGNVWAANGSNEILQQLLQAFGGPGRSALGFVPSYSMHPIISEGIDTEWIEAKRNADFSLDADHALAAIAERTPDVVFVTSPNNPTGHSIPQRDLARILAAAPGIVVVDEAYGEFSAQPSAIGLIEEFPAKLVVTRTMSKAFAFAGGRLGYLVAAPAVIDAMLLVRLPYHLSVVTQAAARAALRHAEETLGSVAELAAQRDRVAAALREMGFDVIPSDANFLLFGRFTDAAQTWQRYLDHGVLIRDVGIPGYLRTTIGLAAENDELLKVSAALAGTDLTPR; this is translated from the coding sequence GTGACCGGCGCGGTACGCGCGCCCGGCGCGGACGTGACCCTGGACGACCTGCCGCTGCGGTCCAATCTGCGCGGCAAAAAGCCTTACGGCGCACCGCAATTGACGGTCCCGGTGCAGCTGAACACGAACGAGAACCCGCATCCGCCGAGCCGGGCGCTGATCGACGACGTCGCCGAATCGATCCGCGCGGCAGCCGCCGATCTGCACCGCTACCCGGACCGCGACGCCGTCGCGCTGCGCACCGACCTGGCGCGGTACCTGACCACGCAGACCGGCGTCGCGGTGGAGACCGGCAACGTGTGGGCGGCCAATGGTTCCAACGAGATCCTGCAACAGCTGTTGCAGGCGTTCGGCGGCCCCGGCCGCAGCGCCCTCGGTTTCGTTCCCTCGTACTCGATGCACCCGATCATCTCCGAAGGCATCGACACCGAGTGGATCGAGGCGAAGCGCAACGCCGACTTCTCCCTCGACGCCGACCACGCGCTGGCCGCCATCGCCGAGCGCACGCCCGACGTAGTCTTCGTGACCAGCCCGAACAACCCCACCGGGCACAGTATTCCGCAGCGGGACCTGGCGCGCATCCTCGCCGCCGCCCCCGGCATCGTGGTGGTCGACGAGGCCTACGGCGAGTTCTCCGCGCAGCCGAGCGCCATCGGGCTGATCGAGGAGTTCCCGGCCAAACTCGTGGTCACCAGGACGATGAGCAAGGCGTTCGCGTTCGCGGGCGGGCGGCTGGGCTACCTGGTGGCCGCGCCCGCGGTGATCGACGCGATGTTGCTGGTGCGGCTGCCCTACCACCTGTCGGTGGTCACCCAGGCCGCCGCGCGTGCGGCCCTGCGGCACGCCGAGGAGACCCTCGGTAGCGTCGCCGAGCTGGCCGCGCAGCGCGATCGGGTCGCGGCGGCGTTGCGGGAGATGGGTTTCGACGTGATTCCCAGCGACGCCAATTTCCTGCTGTTCGGGCGGTTCACCGACGCCGCGCAGACCTGGCAGCGCTATCTGGACCACGGCGTGCTGATCCGCGATGTCGGCATCCCCGGCTATCTGCGCACCACCATCGGCCTCGCCGCCGAGAACGACGAACTGCTGAAGGTCAGTGCCGCCCTGGCGGGCACCGACCTCACACCGCGATGA
- a CDS encoding penicillin-binding transpeptidase domain-containing protein encodes MRINRNSLVLFAAPVLVLAACSSGPEQPDTVAGQFAEALNRDDIAAAAALTDNPAAASDTLGRLYDGLGKDVRFEVSSADDNGFALAATWKLGEGGKAEWAYTTNGTASDSGAGWKVKWDPATLAPGLASGPLSYSPLYPEPARVLDSAGGDLMTEQVVTLVNIAPGVDLAAAADLLGPLASGLTTQSLQAELVQAQGKPVTAITLRDTDIAPIRDRLAALPGVTLAPQTRLLTTDKALATPTLSGLAELWQESADANAGWAVRAQTPQGTQRVAGKDPTPTADIVTTLDLGLQRAAEAALAPITQPAAIVALRPSTGDVVAIAQNATADAQGPIALTGLYPPGSTFKTVTVSAALQAGTVTPDTEAPCPGTANIEGRRIPNDNNFDLGTVPLHTAFARSCNTTMGSLAVKLPADALPKAAAQLGLGIDYVTPGLTTVTGKVPPSDTSALRVESAIGQGQVTASPFGMALVAASIARGAVPAPALVAGRPGTPDRTPDALPQTVADQVKSMMRETITAGTATQLRDVPGLLGKTGTAEYIDDTHAHGWFVGIDGDLAFAAFVSDASGSAPAVEAAGRMLRAAR; translated from the coding sequence GTGCGTATCAACCGGAACTCTCTCGTCCTGTTCGCCGCACCTGTCCTCGTGCTCGCCGCGTGCTCGTCCGGACCGGAGCAGCCCGACACCGTAGCCGGGCAGTTCGCCGAGGCGCTCAATCGCGACGACATCGCCGCGGCCGCCGCGCTCACCGACAACCCGGCCGCGGCGTCCGACACGCTCGGCAGGCTCTACGACGGGCTGGGCAAGGACGTGCGTTTCGAGGTCAGCTCGGCCGACGACAACGGCTTCGCGCTGGCCGCGACCTGGAAGCTGGGCGAGGGCGGCAAGGCCGAGTGGGCTTACACAACCAACGGCACCGCGAGCGACAGTGGTGCGGGTTGGAAGGTGAAGTGGGATCCCGCCACCCTCGCCCCTGGTCTGGCTTCGGGGCCGTTGAGCTACAGCCCGCTCTATCCGGAACCCGCCCGCGTTCTCGATTCCGCCGGCGGCGACTTGATGACCGAACAGGTCGTCACGCTGGTGAACATCGCCCCGGGCGTCGATCTCGCGGCGGCGGCGGATCTGCTCGGTCCGCTCGCATCCGGTCTCACCACGCAGTCACTGCAAGCGGAACTGGTCCAGGCGCAAGGAAAGCCGGTCACCGCGATCACCCTGCGCGACACGGATATCGCTCCGATCCGGGATCGGCTCGCCGCGCTTCCCGGTGTCACCCTCGCGCCGCAGACCCGGTTGCTGACGACCGACAAAGCACTGGCCACACCGACCTTGTCCGGGCTCGCCGAGTTGTGGCAGGAATCCGCCGACGCGAACGCGGGCTGGGCGGTGCGCGCCCAGACGCCCCAGGGCACCCAGCGCGTTGCCGGAAAGGACCCGACACCGACCGCCGATATCGTGACCACTCTCGACCTCGGCCTGCAGCGCGCGGCGGAGGCGGCGCTGGCCCCGATCACGCAGCCCGCCGCGATCGTCGCCCTGCGACCTTCGACCGGTGACGTGGTCGCGATCGCACAGAACGCCACCGCCGACGCGCAGGGCCCGATCGCGCTGACCGGCCTGTACCCGCCCGGCTCGACGTTCAAGACGGTCACCGTCTCCGCCGCGCTGCAGGCGGGGACGGTCACCCCCGACACCGAGGCGCCCTGTCCCGGCACGGCGAACATCGAGGGACGCCGCATCCCCAACGACAACAATTTCGATTTGGGCACAGTGCCGCTGCACACCGCGTTCGCCCGTTCCTGTAACACCACCATGGGCTCGCTCGCGGTGAAACTGCCCGCCGACGCCCTGCCGAAAGCCGCCGCACAACTCGGGCTGGGGATCGATTACGTCACACCGGGCCTGACAACTGTCACCGGAAAGGTGCCACCGTCCGACACTTCCGCATTGCGTGTGGAGTCGGCGATCGGTCAAGGACAAGTGACAGCGTCGCCGTTCGGAATGGCACTGGTCGCCGCCTCGATCGCCCGCGGTGCCGTGCCCGCGCCCGCACTCGTCGCGGGCAGGCCCGGCACCCCGGACCGTACGCCCGACGCGCTGCCGCAGACCGTCGCCGACCAGGTGAAGTCCATGATGCGCGAGACGATCACCGCGGGCACCGCGACGCAGCTGCGCGATGTTCCCGGCCTGCTCGGCAAGACCGGCACCGCGGAGTACATCGATGACACCCACGCGCACGGCTGGTTCGTCGGTATCGACGGTGACCTGGCGTTCGCCGCGTTTGTCAGCGACGCGAGCGGTTCGGCTCCCGCGGTGGAGGCCGCCGGCCGGATGTTGCGCGCGGCGCGATAG
- the hisD gene encoding histidinol dehydrogenase, with product MTTRIELARVDLRGRTPSVAELRAALPRGGVDVDSVLHQVRPVVEAIRDEGVSAALEFSERFDGVIPATVRVPAAELDAALDRLDPAVRAALEESIARARKVHADQRRTDKTTEVVPGGTVTERWVPVERVGLYVPGGNAVYPSSVVMNVVPAQTAGVGSLVVASPPQAQFGGLPHPTILAAARMLEVDEVWAVGGAQGVALLSYGGVDTDGAQLEPVDLITGPGNIYVTAAKRLCRGLVGIDAEAGPTEIAILADATADPVHVVADLISQAEHDVLAASVLVTDSEQLADAVDAALNAQLTVVKHAHRVSEALRGKQSGTVLVDDIEQGLRVVNAYAAEHLEIQTAHAPAVAARVRSAGAVFVGAYAPVSLGDYCAGSNHVLPTAGCARHSSGLSVQTFLRGIHVVEYTEAALKDVAGHVVALANAEDLPAHGQAVQARFEALS from the coding sequence ATGACAACCCGCATCGAGCTCGCCCGCGTCGATCTGCGCGGTCGCACTCCCTCTGTTGCCGAGCTGCGCGCCGCGCTGCCGCGCGGGGGAGTCGACGTGGACTCGGTGCTGCATCAGGTGCGGCCGGTGGTCGAGGCGATCCGTGACGAGGGTGTGTCGGCGGCCTTGGAGTTCAGCGAGCGGTTCGACGGCGTCATCCCGGCGACGGTGCGGGTACCGGCCGCCGAGCTGGACGCCGCACTGGACCGGCTGGACCCGGCGGTGCGCGCGGCACTGGAGGAATCGATCGCCAGGGCGCGCAAGGTGCACGCCGATCAGCGGCGCACCGACAAGACCACCGAGGTGGTTCCCGGCGGCACGGTGACCGAGCGCTGGGTGCCCGTCGAGCGAGTGGGCCTGTACGTGCCGGGCGGCAACGCCGTCTACCCGTCCAGTGTCGTCATGAACGTGGTGCCCGCGCAGACCGCGGGCGTCGGCTCGCTGGTGGTGGCCTCGCCGCCGCAGGCGCAGTTCGGCGGGCTGCCGCACCCGACCATCCTCGCCGCCGCGCGGATGCTCGAGGTCGACGAGGTGTGGGCGGTCGGCGGCGCTCAGGGCGTCGCGCTGCTGTCCTATGGCGGCGTCGACACCGACGGCGCACAGCTGGAGCCGGTCGACCTGATCACCGGCCCCGGCAACATCTACGTCACCGCGGCCAAGCGGCTGTGCCGCGGCCTGGTCGGCATCGATGCCGAGGCGGGCCCCACCGAGATCGCGATCCTCGCCGACGCGACCGCCGATCCGGTGCACGTGGTCGCCGATCTGATCAGCCAGGCCGAGCACGACGTGCTGGCCGCCAGCGTGCTGGTCACCGACAGCGAGCAGCTGGCCGACGCGGTGGACGCGGCGCTGAACGCGCAGCTGACCGTGGTCAAGCACGCTCACCGGGTGAGCGAGGCGTTGCGCGGCAAGCAGTCCGGCACGGTCCTGGTCGACGACATCGAGCAGGGCCTGCGCGTGGTGAACGCCTACGCCGCCGAGCACTTGGAGATCCAGACCGCTCACGCGCCCGCGGTCGCGGCCCGAGTGCGCAGCGCGGGGGCGGTGTTCGTCGGCGCCTACGCGCCGGTCAGCCTCGGCGACTACTGCGCCGGTTCCAATCACGTGCTGCCCACGGCGGGCTGCGCCCGGCACTCGTCGGGCCTGAGCGTGCAAACCTTCCTGCGCGGCATCCATGTGGTGGAGTACACCGAGGCGGCGCTGAAGGACGTCGCCGGTCACGTGGTGGCGCTGGCCAACGCCGAGGACCTGCCCGCGCACGGCCAGGCCGTGCAGGCGCGTTTCGAGGCGTTGTCGTGA
- a CDS encoding arylamine N-acetyltransferase family protein, with protein sequence MTKPTDPAYHWNGADLDLDAYLARIGFDGERAATVTTLHELVRAHTTAIPFENLEIILGRSIDLDLATLQDKIVRRRRGGYCYENVGLFAAALERLGFGVTGLSGRVSMGAGAGLRPATHALLRVTTADDDRIWLCDVGFGSGPLVPFELSTQTGEFAAGAWRFRLERTFGELDSDLWVLHQFGREGWVDRHSFTLDPQYRIDYAVGNHFVSTSPRSPFTTRPYLQRFHPDVHYVLDGTTFITEHPDGTSETRELEPAELPKILAEVFDIELADADAAALARAPWARD encoded by the coding sequence ATGACCAAGCCGACCGACCCGGCTTACCACTGGAACGGCGCCGATCTGGATCTGGACGCCTACCTGGCCCGGATCGGCTTCGATGGCGAGCGCGCCGCCACCGTGACGACGCTGCACGAACTGGTGCGGGCGCACACCACCGCGATCCCGTTCGAGAATCTGGAGATCATTCTCGGCCGCTCGATCGACCTGGACCTGGCCACCTTGCAGGACAAGATCGTCCGGCGCCGCCGCGGCGGCTACTGCTACGAGAACGTCGGACTGTTCGCGGCCGCGCTGGAACGGCTCGGTTTCGGCGTCACCGGCCTCAGCGGCCGGGTGAGCATGGGCGCGGGCGCGGGATTGCGGCCTGCCACCCACGCCCTGCTGCGCGTGACGACCGCCGATGACGACCGGATCTGGCTCTGCGATGTGGGCTTCGGCTCGGGCCCGCTCGTGCCGTTCGAGTTGTCCACGCAGACCGGCGAATTCGCCGCCGGGGCATGGCGGTTCCGGCTGGAGCGCACGTTCGGCGAGCTGGATTCCGACTTGTGGGTGCTGCACCAATTCGGCCGGGAAGGCTGGGTCGACCGCCACAGCTTCACCCTCGACCCGCAATACCGCATCGATTACGCCGTCGGCAATCACTTCGTGTCCACCTCGCCGCGTTCCCCTTTCACCACCCGGCCGTATCTGCAGCGCTTCCACCCCGACGTGCACTACGTGCTGGACGGCACCACGTTCATCACGGAGCATCCCGACGGAACGAGCGAGACACGGGAATTGGAACCGGCCGAGCTGCCCAAGATCCTCGCCGAGGTGTTCGACATCGAGCTCGCCGACGCCGACGCCGCCGCGCTGGCTCGAGCCCCGTGGGCGCGCGACTGA
- the priA gene encoding bifunctional 1-(5-phosphoribosyl)-5-((5-phosphoribosylamino)methylideneamino)imidazole-4-carboxamide isomerase/phosphoribosylanthranilate isomerase PriA encodes MSLVLLPAVDVANGEAVRLVQGEAGSETSYGSPRDAALAWQEAGAEWVHLVDLDAAFGRGSNRELLAGVVGELDVKVELSGGIRDDESLEAALATGCARVNLGTAALEDPAWCAKAIARHGERIAVGLDVRIVDGEHRLRGRGWVSDGGDLWEVLERLERDGCSRYVVTDVTKDGTLTGPNLDLLREVCAATDAPVIASGGVSTIDDLVAIAELVPDGVEGSIVGKALYAGRFTLPEALAAVR; translated from the coding sequence GTGAGTCTTGTGCTGCTACCCGCCGTCGATGTCGCCAACGGAGAGGCCGTGCGTCTCGTGCAAGGAGAGGCCGGTAGCGAAACCAGCTACGGTTCGCCTCGTGACGCGGCGCTGGCTTGGCAGGAAGCCGGCGCGGAGTGGGTCCATCTGGTCGACCTGGACGCGGCCTTCGGGCGTGGCTCGAACCGGGAGCTGCTCGCGGGCGTCGTCGGCGAACTCGACGTCAAGGTGGAATTGTCCGGCGGTATTCGCGATGACGAGAGCCTGGAGGCGGCGCTGGCCACCGGCTGCGCCCGGGTGAACCTCGGTACCGCGGCGCTGGAGGACCCGGCCTGGTGCGCCAAGGCCATCGCCCGTCACGGCGAGCGCATCGCCGTCGGCTTGGACGTGCGCATCGTCGACGGCGAGCACCGGCTGCGCGGTCGCGGCTGGGTCAGCGACGGCGGCGATCTGTGGGAGGTGCTCGAACGCCTGGAACGCGACGGCTGCTCGCGCTACGTGGTGACCGACGTGACCAAGGACGGCACGCTCACCGGCCCCAACCTGGACCTGCTGCGCGAGGTGTGCGCGGCCACCGACGCGCCGGTCATCGCCTCCGGCGGCGTCTCCACCATCGACGACCTGGTCGCGATCGCCGAACTCGTGCCGGACGGCGTCGAAGGCTCGATCGTCGGTAAGGCGCTGTACGCGGGACGGTTCACCCTGCCCGAGGCGCTGGCCGCGGTGAGATGA
- the hisF gene encoding imidazole glycerol phosphate synthase subunit HisF, translating to MTLAVRVIPCLDVDAGRVVKGVKFENLRDAGDPVELAALYDAQGADELTFLDVTASTGDRGTMIDVVTRTAEQIFIPLTVGGGVRTVEDVDRLLRAGADKVSVNTAAIARPEVLREMSERFGSQCIVLSVDARTVPDGEPDTPSGWEVTTHGGKRGTGIDAVEWAVRGAELGVGEILLNSMDADGTKAGFDLPMIRAVRAAVTVPVIASGGAGTVEHFAPAVHAGADAVLAASVFHFGDLTIGQVKDSMRAEKIVVR from the coding sequence ATGACGTTGGCGGTACGTGTGATTCCTTGTCTGGACGTCGACGCCGGCCGGGTGGTCAAGGGCGTCAAGTTCGAGAACCTGCGCGACGCGGGCGATCCCGTCGAGCTGGCCGCCCTGTACGACGCGCAGGGCGCCGACGAGCTGACCTTCCTCGACGTGACCGCCTCCACCGGCGACCGGGGCACCATGATCGATGTGGTCACCCGCACCGCCGAGCAGATCTTCATCCCGCTCACCGTCGGCGGCGGGGTGCGCACCGTCGAGGACGTGGACCGGCTGCTGCGCGCGGGCGCGGACAAAGTCTCGGTGAACACCGCCGCGATCGCCCGTCCCGAGGTATTGCGCGAGATGTCCGAACGGTTCGGTTCGCAATGCATCGTGCTGTCGGTGGACGCGCGCACCGTGCCGGACGGCGAGCCGGACACCCCCTCGGGCTGGGAGGTGACCACGCACGGCGGCAAACGCGGCACCGGCATCGACGCCGTCGAATGGGCGGTGCGCGGCGCCGAACTCGGTGTCGGCGAGATCCTGCTGAACTCGATGGACGCCGACGGCACCAAGGCCGGTTTCGACCTGCCGATGATCCGCGCCGTGCGGGCCGCGGTCACGGTGCCGGTGATCGCCAGCGGAGGCGCCGGCACGGTCGAGCACTTCGCCCCTGCCGTGCACGCCGGGGCCGACGCGGTGCTCGCGGCCAGCGTGTTCCACTTCGGCGACCTGACCATCGGCCAGGTCAAGGACTCCATGCGGGCGGAGAAGATCGTCGTCCGGTAG
- the hisB gene encoding imidazoleglycerol-phosphate dehydratase HisB has protein sequence MSRTARVERITKESGIVVELDLDGTGKTEIATGVPFYDHMLTALGAHASFDLTVRAEGDIEIEAHHTVEDTAIVFGQALGKALGDKAGIRRFGDAYIPMDETLAHAAVDVSGRPYCVHTGEPEHLLHTVIPGSGPGAPYSTVLNRHVFESIALNARIALHVRVLYGRDQHHVTEAEFKAVARALRAAVELDPRVSGVPSTKGTL, from the coding sequence ATGAGTAGGACCGCCCGGGTGGAGCGGATCACCAAGGAATCCGGCATCGTCGTCGAACTCGATCTGGACGGCACCGGCAAGACCGAGATCGCCACCGGCGTCCCGTTCTACGACCACATGCTGACCGCCCTCGGCGCGCATGCGAGCTTCGACCTGACCGTCCGCGCCGAGGGCGACATCGAGATCGAGGCGCACCACACCGTCGAGGACACCGCGATCGTGTTCGGCCAGGCGCTGGGTAAGGCGCTGGGCGACAAGGCGGGGATCCGCCGTTTCGGCGACGCCTACATCCCGATGGACGAGACGCTCGCACACGCCGCGGTCGACGTGTCCGGCCGCCCCTACTGCGTGCACACCGGCGAACCAGAACACCTGCTGCACACGGTGATTCCAGGCTCCGGTCCCGGCGCGCCGTATTCCACCGTGCTGAACCGCCACGTATTCGAGTCGATCGCGCTGAACGCGCGTATCGCCCTGCACGTGCGCGTGCTCTACGGCCGCGACCAGCACCACGTCACCGAGGCCGAATTCAAGGCGGTCGCGCGGGCCCTGCGCGCCGCGGTGGAACTCGACCCGCGGGTGAGCGGGGTCCCGTCCACGAAGGGAACGCTGTGA
- the hisH gene encoding imidazole glycerol phosphate synthase subunit HisH, with translation MSRSVALLDYGSGNLHSAERALTRAGARVEVTADPQLVLAADGLVVPGVGAFAACMAGLKTVRGERLIGQRLAGGRPVLGICVGMQILFERGVEFGVETDGCAEWPGTVERLSAPVLPHMGWNTVSAPADSVLFAGLDAATRFYFVHSYATQTWDLPPSDHFATPGLTWAEHGVPFLAAVENGALSATQFHPEKSGDAGAHLLRNWVNSL, from the coding sequence GTGAGTAGATCCGTCGCCCTACTCGACTACGGTTCCGGCAATCTGCACTCCGCCGAGCGGGCGTTGACCAGGGCGGGCGCCCGGGTCGAGGTGACGGCGGACCCGCAGCTGGTGCTGGCGGCCGACGGTCTGGTCGTGCCCGGAGTCGGCGCCTTCGCCGCGTGCATGGCAGGCCTGAAGACAGTGCGGGGGGAGCGCCTGATCGGTCAGCGGCTGGCCGGCGGACGCCCGGTCCTGGGGATCTGCGTCGGCATGCAGATCCTCTTCGAGCGCGGCGTCGAGTTCGGTGTGGAAACCGACGGGTGCGCCGAATGGCCCGGCACTGTCGAACGCCTGTCCGCGCCGGTGTTGCCGCACATGGGCTGGAACACCGTCTCCGCCCCCGCCGACAGCGTCCTGTTCGCGGGCCTCGACGCGGCCACTCGCTTCTACTTCGTGCATTCCTACGCCACCCAGACCTGGGATCTTCCGCCCAGTGACCATTTCGCCACACCCGGACTGACCTGGGCCGAGCACGGGGTGCCTTTCCTGGCCGCGGTGGAGAACGGTGCGCTCTCGGCAACCCAGTTCCACCCGGAGAAGTCCGGCGACGCGGGCGCACATCTCCTGCGCAACTGGGTGAACTCGCTGTAG
- a CDS encoding inositol monophosphatase family protein — protein sequence MTQALSALLAVASEVLDSVRSRFVEGVGAPSAVVKGRNDFATALDLELERTISAELQRRTGIEVHGEEFGGPQLTSGTVWVLDPIDGTFNYSSGHPLSGMLLALVRDGEPVLGLTWLPLLGRRYAAMAGGPLLLDGRALPPLPRGALAESMIGFGAFNVDSHGRIPGQFRFDLLGPLSRLSSRVRMHGSTGIDLAFTASGVLGGAIVFGHHPWDNAAGVALVRAAGGVVTDLAGQPWTISSGSVLAAAPGVHEELLDMICTVADPATAEKG from the coding sequence ATGACCCAGGCGCTGTCGGCACTGCTCGCGGTGGCGAGTGAGGTCCTGGACTCGGTGCGCTCGCGGTTCGTCGAAGGTGTCGGCGCGCCGAGTGCGGTCGTGAAGGGCCGCAACGACTTCGCCACCGCCCTCGACCTGGAGCTGGAACGCACCATCTCCGCCGAGCTGCAGCGGCGCACCGGCATCGAGGTGCACGGGGAGGAGTTCGGCGGCCCGCAGCTCACCTCCGGCACGGTGTGGGTGCTCGACCCGATCGACGGCACGTTCAACTATTCCTCCGGCCATCCGCTCTCGGGCATGCTCCTGGCGCTGGTGCGCGATGGCGAGCCGGTCCTCGGCCTGACCTGGCTGCCGCTGCTCGGCCGTCGCTACGCGGCCATGGCCGGTGGCCCGCTGCTGCTGGACGGCCGGGCGCTGCCGCCGCTGCCGCGGGGCGCATTGGCCGAGTCGATGATCGGTTTCGGCGCGTTCAACGTCGACTCGCACGGCCGCATCCCCGGACAGTTCCGCTTCGATCTGCTCGGGCCGCTGAGCAGGTTGTCCTCGCGGGTGCGCATGCACGGCTCCACCGGCATCGATCTGGCGTTCACCGCCTCCGGCGTGCTCGGCGGCGCGATCGTCTTCGGGCACCACCCCTGGGACAACGCGGCGGGCGTCGCGCTGGTGCGCGCGGCGGGCGGCGTGGTCACCGACCTGGCGGGGCAGCCGTGGACCATCTCCTCCGGCTCCGTGCTGGCGGCGGCCCCGGGCGTACACGAAGAACTGCTCGACATGATCTGCACGGTCGCCGACCCCGCGACCGCGGAGAAAGGGTGA